The following proteins are co-located in the Nocardia bhagyanarayanae genome:
- a CDS encoding alpha/beta fold hydrolase: MSRVESWYAETDLARFHYTRTGAGSPVVLIAGGGLWGYSWRDVVPALATEHTVYAVDLPSQGFTELHRDDFAYDLPAMSEAIATFLDAVGLQRPAIVGHSWGGAWSLYFAEQHPDRVERLVLLDAPGLDAEKAPVTPLFTTPLLGELATDLTTRSFYADSIRGTFHNDHLVTEEVIDELYAPFSRPANRAGFLSLWRNLDYRLTDAGLAGVTTPTLVVWGAEDTWLPASQAGELAARIPNATATTLPGCGHTVHEDCPAQTNPLITAFLR; this comes from the coding sequence TTGTCTCGCGTCGAGTCCTGGTACGCCGAGACCGACCTCGCTCGATTCCACTACACCCGCACCGGGGCGGGCTCGCCCGTCGTGCTCATCGCGGGGGGCGGGCTGTGGGGGTACTCCTGGCGGGACGTCGTCCCGGCGCTGGCGACCGAACACACTGTCTATGCCGTCGATCTGCCCAGCCAGGGATTCACCGAACTGCACCGCGACGACTTCGCCTATGACCTGCCCGCGATGTCGGAGGCCATCGCGACCTTCCTCGACGCCGTCGGACTACAACGGCCGGCTATCGTCGGTCACTCGTGGGGCGGGGCTTGGAGCCTGTACTTCGCCGAACAGCATCCCGACCGCGTCGAGCGACTCGTCCTGCTCGACGCTCCCGGACTCGACGCCGAAAAGGCCCCTGTCACACCGCTGTTCACCACACCCCTGCTGGGTGAACTGGCCACCGACCTCACCACCCGGTCCTTCTACGCCGACAGCATCCGCGGCACCTTCCACAACGATCACCTGGTCACCGAAGAGGTGATCGATGAGCTCTACGCACCGTTCTCCCGACCAGCGAATCGTGCCGGCTTCCTGTCGCTGTGGCGGAACCTGGACTATCGGCTCACCGACGCCGGCCTCGCTGGGGTCACTACGCCCACGCTCGTGGTGTGGGGTGCGGAGGACACCTGGCTCCCTGCCTCCCAAGCTGGTGAACTGGCCGCGCGAATCCCGAACGCCACGGCCACCACTCTCCCGGGCTGCGGGC
- a CDS encoding alpha/beta hydrolase, which produces MNRCACTPSWPGQPGPPRRPSATCYAAWPSLGSPGPGPPHGNSFPERGPSAFSDSRSDIAAAVAFAREHERIDPGRVLLWGNSLGGAHVITVAASDPRIAAVVAQIPFNGFPKKVEGRSTGDTLKLLGAILWDALRGRLGVRPYYIPMVGHPGELAVTASPEAEQHIQALTGGQNTLWRKTVAPRGLLRMMRYHPAESAARLSCPLLVCVAAEDRETPLENSRELADRAPHGELVVHPGTHFTFYTNPEFRDRVVADQIDFYRRTSASV; this is translated from the coding sequence GTGAATCGATGCGCCTGCACGCCGAGCTGGCCAGGGCAGCCGGGGCCACCGAGGAGACCTTCCGCGACCTGCTACGCGGCCTGGCCGAGTTTGGGCTCGCCCGGGCCTGGGCCGCCGCACGGGAACTCCTTTCCTGAACGAGGCCCATCAGCGTTTTCCGACAGTCGGTCCGATATCGCCGCCGCCGTTGCCTTCGCTCGGGAACATGAACGCATCGACCCCGGCAGGGTGCTGCTGTGGGGCAACTCGCTGGGCGGCGCACACGTAATCACCGTGGCCGCAAGCGATCCCCGGATCGCCGCCGTGGTGGCGCAGATCCCGTTCAACGGATTCCCGAAGAAGGTCGAGGGACGCTCGACCGGTGACACGCTGAAGCTGCTGGGTGCGATCCTCTGGGACGCACTACGAGGCAGGCTGGGCGTGCGACCGTACTACATCCCCATGGTGGGCCACCCCGGAGAACTCGCCGTGACCGCGAGTCCCGAGGCCGAACAGCACATCCAGGCTCTCACCGGCGGCCAGAACACCTTGTGGCGCAAAACCGTAGCCCCCAGGGGCCTGCTTCGGATGATGCGCTACCACCCCGCCGAATCCGCCGCCCGCCTGTCCTGCCCCCTGCTGGTCTGCGTCGCCGCCGAGGACCGGGAAACACCCCTGGAGAACAGCCGCGAACTGGCAGACCGCGCCCCCCACGGCGAACTCGTCGTCCATCCCGGCACCCACTTCACCTTCTACACCAACCCCGAGTTCCGGGACCGAGTGGTCGCCGACCAGATCGACTTCTACCGCCGCACATCCGCATCGGTGTGA
- a CDS encoding SDR family oxidoreductase, with protein MAKRSEPRSATVLVTGASTGIGRATALLLAKEGFTVYAGVRKVPDGQALGDTVTPIQFDITDPDRIAEVAERLGRLDALVNNAGIGVTGPVEFVPLAEWRRQYEVNVFGQVTVTQAMLPMLRAAHGRLVTIGSVGSWITLPFGGPLCSSKHAIRSINDALRMELKPFGVRAVLIEPGSIHTEAVDKLEDEVEPRLASLGPEGRRLYGNDYRTMVSSGLDEERSGSSPDVVARAVLHALTARRPRSRYPVGKKSRLMGTLGRIVPQYTLDALRRRGLGLS; from the coding sequence ATGGCAAAACGATCCGAACCCCGCTCAGCGACCGTCCTGGTGACCGGTGCCTCCACCGGTATCGGGCGGGCCACCGCGCTGCTGTTGGCCAAGGAGGGCTTCACCGTCTACGCCGGCGTGCGGAAGGTGCCCGACGGGCAGGCGCTCGGCGATACCGTCACCCCGATCCAGTTCGATATCACCGATCCGGACCGGATCGCCGAGGTCGCCGAACGCTTGGGCCGCCTCGACGCGCTGGTCAACAACGCCGGAATCGGTGTGACTGGACCGGTCGAGTTCGTTCCGCTGGCCGAGTGGCGCAGGCAGTACGAGGTCAATGTGTTCGGCCAGGTCACCGTCACCCAGGCTATGCTGCCGATGCTGCGCGCCGCACACGGCCGACTGGTCACCATCGGCTCTGTGGGCAGTTGGATCACCCTACCCTTCGGCGGTCCGCTCTGCTCCTCCAAGCACGCCATCCGCTCGATCAACGACGCACTGCGCATGGAGCTGAAACCCTTTGGCGTGCGAGCGGTTCTCATCGAACCCGGCTCGATCCACACCGAGGCTGTGGACAAGCTCGAGGATGAGGTCGAACCCCGCTTGGCCTCCCTCGGGCCCGAGGGCAGACGGCTGTACGGCAACGACTACCGGACAATGGTCAGCAGCGGGCTCGACGAGGAACGTTCGGGGTCGAGCCCGGACGTGGTCGCTCGCGCCGTGCTGCACGCGCTGACCGCACGCAGGCCGCGTTCCCGCTATCCGGTCGGCAAGAAGTCGCGGTTGATGGGCACGCTCGGCCGCATCGTCCCGCAGTACACCCTCGATGCCCTGCGCCGCCGCGGGCTGGGCCTGTCCTGA
- a CDS encoding DUF6301 family protein, with protein MHVDIEGAVRTARMAAEFGWTWYLDKDLPGFCDVAGWSLGESTEYRTTLHTNLRLQRPHASVTRRKRMFDEMSVLVSDEIASSASWAQRQRSLVDGFAALGDGLFPVMGSPTRLAPGEDAMMSWEHPRVWIELKVVYNTVNLNLISQEWQATADAEARYEAGDW; from the coding sequence TTGCACGTCGACATCGAAGGCGCGGTTCGAACCGCGCGCATGGCCGCCGAGTTCGGCTGGACTTGGTACCTCGACAAGGATCTTCCCGGATTTTGCGATGTCGCGGGGTGGAGCCTCGGCGAATCCACCGAGTACCGCACGACCCTGCATACGAATCTGCGGCTGCAACGGCCCCATGCGTCGGTCACTCGACGGAAACGAATGTTCGACGAGATGTCAGTGCTCGTCAGCGACGAGATCGCCTCTTCTGCTTCATGGGCACAAAGGCAGCGATCTCTGGTCGATGGCTTCGCGGCCCTTGGTGACGGACTGTTTCCAGTCATGGGTAGTCCCACCCGATTGGCGCCGGGCGAAGACGCGATGATGAGTTGGGAACATCCGCGCGTATGGATCGAGCTGAAAGTTGTGTACAACACCGTCAACTTGAACCTCATCAGTCAGGAATGGCAAGCGACAGCAGATGCTGAAGCAAGATACGAGGCCGGTGACTGGTGA
- a CDS encoding TY-Chap domain-containing protein, producing MNAMSLDTAWREFSAGLALALSCMPAEAYLVLNASDGRYARFYVSTPVLWCEIVHNDQLAEERRMPKRVEALLQEQGWAGPVDGESVNWHRLVAWPVPFRAYEMVADHVSVALSQGLKVADPTEFDIDAWIKGSNETFNIAALTAVVEN from the coding sequence ATGAACGCGATGAGCCTCGATACCGCGTGGCGGGAGTTCTCCGCGGGGTTGGCGTTGGCCTTGTCGTGTATGCCCGCCGAGGCGTACTTGGTGCTCAACGCCTCTGATGGCCGGTATGCCCGCTTCTATGTGAGTACGCCCGTGTTGTGGTGCGAGATCGTTCACAATGACCAACTCGCCGAAGAACGGCGGATGCCGAAGCGAGTCGAAGCACTTCTGCAGGAACAAGGTTGGGCCGGGCCGGTTGACGGGGAGTCGGTCAACTGGCATCGCTTGGTCGCCTGGCCCGTGCCTTTCCGTGCCTACGAAATGGTCGCCGACCATGTATCGGTAGCGCTGAGTCAGGGTCTAAAGGTGGCCGATCCGACCGAGTTCGACATCGATGCCTGGATCAAGGGCTCGAACGAGACCTTCAATATCGCGGCCTTGACGGCTGTCGTAGAGAATTGA
- a CDS encoding LysR family transcriptional regulator — protein sequence METREMRYFVAVAEELHFGRAAQRLSMAQPPLSRAIQQLERRLGVVLLHRTARAITLTEAGAVLLREARTALDAVEAAERRTRRAAADQPGVVLATKAGASSELLSKLLHAYAAEPGAVAVEVMLCGPGQPESLLRNGRADVALLHRPYDTTAGFDTEDLHTEQQVVVLPAGHPLADRGHVRLSEVDTLTDLPLPRWPARDGSYPDGPGPQVRDHTQLFQLIALGLACAVVPESLRTQLRDDHAVVPVPDAPAVTTVIAWPPHSRSKAVADLVHTATHL from the coding sequence GTGGAGACGCGGGAGATGCGATACTTCGTCGCCGTCGCCGAGGAGTTGCACTTCGGGCGGGCGGCACAACGGCTCTCGATGGCGCAACCACCACTGTCGCGAGCCATCCAGCAGCTCGAACGGCGGCTCGGAGTCGTCCTGCTACACCGCACCGCTCGCGCCATCACTTTGACCGAGGCCGGGGCGGTGCTGCTGCGGGAGGCCCGGACCGCGCTCGACGCGGTCGAAGCCGCCGAGCGGCGAACCCGCCGTGCCGCGGCCGACCAGCCCGGTGTGGTGCTGGCAACCAAGGCCGGAGCGTCCAGCGAACTGTTGTCGAAGCTGCTGCACGCCTACGCCGCCGAACCGGGCGCCGTGGCAGTCGAGGTGATGCTCTGCGGGCCAGGCCAGCCGGAAAGTCTGCTACGCAACGGACGTGCCGACGTTGCTCTGCTCCACCGGCCTTACGACACGACAGCCGGATTCGACACCGAGGATCTGCACACCGAACAGCAGGTCGTGGTCCTGCCAGCGGGACATCCCCTCGCCGACCGGGGCCATGTGCGGTTGTCCGAGGTCGACACCTTGACGGACCTGCCCCTGCCGCGCTGGCCTGCACGGGATGGCAGCTATCCGGACGGCCCCGGCCCGCAGGTGCGCGACCACACCCAACTATTCCAACTGATCGCACTCGGACTGGCCTGCGCGGTCGTGCCCGAGTCACTGCGAACCCAGCTACGCGACGATCACGCCGTCGTGCCCGTGCCGGACGCACCGGCCGTCACGACCGTCATCGCTTGGCCGCCACACAGCAGATCCAAAGCCGTTGCCGACCTCGTCCACACCGCGACACACCTCTAA
- a CDS encoding SDR family oxidoreductase — protein MSEQTIALVTGANKGIGYEIAAGLGALGWRIGVGARDRQRRDTAVEKLRAAGTDAFGVPLDVTDDASVAAAAELIAGHAGGLDVLVNNAAITGGMPQTPTTVGPATVRAVVETNVIGVIRVTNAMLPMLRASSAPRIVNMSSSVGSLALQTTPGIDMGQVPAAYLASKTFLNALTIQYAKELGDTNILINSGCPGFTATDLNGFRGVRTPQQGAAIAIHLATLPDGGPTGGFFDDAGTVPW, from the coding sequence GTGAGTGAACAGACGATCGCGCTGGTGACCGGCGCGAACAAGGGAATCGGATACGAAATCGCCGCCGGCCTGGGCGCTCTCGGCTGGCGAATCGGTGTGGGCGCGCGCGATCGGCAACGCCGCGACACCGCGGTGGAGAAGCTGCGCGCGGCCGGCACCGATGCGTTCGGTGTGCCGCTCGACGTGACCGACGACGCGAGTGTGGCCGCAGCGGCCGAATTGATCGCCGGCCATGCCGGAGGGCTCGATGTTCTGGTCAACAACGCCGCGATCACCGGCGGTATGCCGCAGACACCGACCACGGTCGGTCCCGCGACCGTGCGAGCTGTCGTGGAAACCAACGTGATCGGGGTCATCCGGGTCACCAACGCGATGCTGCCGATGCTGCGCGCTTCGTCCGCACCGCGGATCGTCAACATGTCCAGCAGCGTCGGCTCGCTCGCCCTGCAAACCACACCCGGCATCGACATGGGCCAGGTTCCCGCCGCCTACTTGGCCTCGAAGACCTTCCTCAACGCCCTCACCATCCAATACGCCAAGGAACTGGGCGATACCAACATCTTGATCAACTCCGGCTGTCCCGGTTTCACCGCCACCGACCTCAACGGCTTTCGCGGCGTCCGCACACCGCAACAGGGCGCGGCCATCGCGATTCACCTCGCGACCCTGCCCGATGGCGGACCGACCGGCGGATTCTTCGACGACGCCGGAACGGTGCCCTGGTGA
- a CDS encoding class I SAM-dependent methyltransferase translates to MLARRALPDSYRRWNLQWGAPFGFGSERLRFDRVVSRDDALSAGCFAAQRNSTTRSVEYPWAFHARPVQPGLNVVEVGGALSGFQFVLAQCGASVLNVDPFLPFGAPEAPITDPIAAHRQMNQWFGTQVRLHLGTLRDARIAADSVDLVYCLSTIEHLALDEIVAVLTEVGRILRPGGAFVVSVDLFLNLEPFTLRRRNEWGTNVSVRWLVEQSGLTLCHGVPAELVGFEDFDAQAVLSNLERYAINNSYPQLAQMFVLNRI, encoded by the coding sequence ATGCTGGCCCGACGTGCGCTGCCGGACAGCTACCGCCGATGGAATCTCCAGTGGGGCGCGCCCTTCGGTTTCGGCAGCGAACGGCTGCGATTCGACCGCGTCGTGTCGCGCGATGACGCTCTGTCCGCAGGCTGTTTCGCAGCACAGCGCAACAGTACGACCCGATCCGTGGAGTATCCGTGGGCATTTCACGCCCGGCCGGTGCAACCAGGGCTGAACGTAGTGGAGGTCGGCGGCGCGTTATCCGGTTTCCAATTCGTCCTCGCGCAGTGCGGCGCTTCCGTTCTCAATGTCGACCCGTTTCTGCCATTCGGTGCGCCGGAAGCTCCGATAACGGATCCCATTGCGGCACATCGGCAAATGAACCAGTGGTTCGGCACCCAAGTAAGGCTGCACCTTGGAACACTGCGGGACGCCCGCATCGCGGCGGACTCGGTCGACCTGGTCTACTGCCTGTCGACCATAGAACACCTGGCGCTCGATGAAATCGTTGCGGTTCTCACCGAAGTAGGTCGTATTCTGCGGCCCGGTGGGGCATTCGTGGTGTCTGTGGATCTGTTTCTGAACCTCGAGCCGTTCACTCTCAGGCGCCGCAATGAGTGGGGAACGAACGTGTCGGTGCGGTGGCTTGTCGAGCAATCCGGTCTGACACTCTGCCATGGCGTACCCGCCGAGTTGGTCGGGTTCGAAGATTTCGACGCACAGGCGGTGTTGTCGAACCTGGAGCGATATGCCATCAACAACAGCTACCCGCAGTTGGCGCAGATGTTCGTGCTGAACAGGATCTGA
- a CDS encoding glycosyltransferase family 4 protein: protein MADGAMKEALRITVVTSHLPHVATSGGRRRELELMERIADQHHVEMICVTKTFDEDRQLVRRLRSRCHGIRLVPTDIQAPEVPPIGGDARPWHVARHASASASAEIARGLRRHRPDVVHVEGYYLMQHLPGGWPGPILLGTQNVEHALLLQRAELTIDRMRRKMLLEQVLRTRTFEREAWRRAESVVAVSPEDRLRMLTDEANLDVHVVGNGADHEPTLPRGVGTEGAPVSTTGPPLIAYVANFDYWPSRDGAEWFLDEILPRLRSGTTDIDVAFVGNTSSRTLADRAAAAGVRVVGLVPNLDALYRSAHVVVCPIRVGGGVKVKVLEALRAGAAIVTTSVGAEGLASAQREVLNIADDAAEFADAVKALVSVPRQQRGSGGPLPTWGAAAQELERCYQMMIDRAGASRSSTSRS, encoded by the coding sequence ATGGCTGACGGCGCGATGAAGGAAGCCCTTCGGATAACTGTCGTCACCAGCCATCTGCCCCATGTGGCTACCAGCGGCGGACGACGCCGCGAACTGGAGCTGATGGAGCGTATAGCTGACCAGCATCACGTCGAAATGATCTGTGTGACAAAGACGTTCGACGAGGATCGCCAGTTGGTGAGGCGCCTGCGCTCTCGGTGTCACGGAATAAGATTGGTGCCGACTGATATTCAAGCCCCCGAAGTGCCACCGATCGGCGGCGATGCACGACCATGGCACGTTGCGCGTCACGCGTCGGCATCCGCATCGGCGGAGATAGCACGTGGTCTGCGTCGGCACAGGCCCGACGTCGTCCACGTCGAAGGCTACTACCTCATGCAGCATCTGCCCGGCGGTTGGCCCGGGCCGATCCTGCTCGGAACTCAGAATGTCGAGCATGCGCTCTTACTACAGCGAGCAGAGTTGACGATTGATCGCATGCGCCGAAAGATGTTGCTGGAGCAGGTGCTTCGGACCAGGACTTTCGAGCGGGAGGCGTGGCGGCGCGCCGAATCCGTTGTCGCTGTCAGTCCGGAGGATCGATTACGGATGCTGACCGACGAGGCGAACCTCGATGTCCACGTGGTGGGCAATGGCGCCGATCACGAGCCGACGCTACCGCGAGGGGTGGGCACTGAAGGCGCGCCGGTGAGCACGACCGGACCGCCTCTGATCGCCTATGTCGCCAATTTCGACTACTGGCCCAGCCGTGACGGAGCGGAATGGTTTCTCGACGAGATCTTGCCGCGGTTGCGTTCGGGAACAACGGATATCGACGTCGCGTTCGTCGGGAATACGAGCTCGCGGACATTGGCTGATCGCGCTGCTGCCGCCGGTGTGCGAGTAGTCGGGCTCGTGCCGAATCTCGACGCGCTCTACCGCTCGGCTCATGTCGTGGTATGCCCGATCCGGGTAGGTGGCGGCGTGAAAGTCAAAGTGCTCGAGGCACTTCGAGCAGGCGCGGCGATTGTCACCACCAGTGTAGGCGCCGAGGGTCTCGCCTCGGCACAGCGAGAAGTCCTGAATATCGCCGACGATGCGGCGGAGTTCGCCGACGCGGTCAAAGCCCTGGTGTCGGTGCCGCGGCAGCAGCGTGGTAGCGGTGGGCCGCTCCCGACTTGGGGCGCGGCCGCACAGGAGTTGGAGCGTTGTTATCAGATGATGATCGACCGTGCGGGCGCGTCCCGTTCGAGCACGAGCAGGTCGTAA